In Candidatus Kapaibacterium sp., one DNA window encodes the following:
- the acnA gene encoding aconitate hydratase AcnA: MPRRDRFGVVRSLQTSTGTLSYYSLPELERQGYRVSHLPFSLRILLENILRSEDGFTVTEEHVHNLLSWQPRPPEREIPFMPTRILMQDFTGVPAIVDLASLRAEAARKGVSPERINPLIPVDLVIDHSVQVDFFGTIWAYERNVELEYQRNRERYSLLKWAQQAFRNLTVLPPGMGICHQVNLEYLAQVVAVRDGIACPDTLVGTDSHTPMVNGIGVLGWGVGGIEAEAAMLGQPLFLLLPEVIGLRLIGELSPGVTATDLVLTITELLRRYGVVGKFVEVFGPGLNSLTVPDRATIANMSPEFGCTVTYFPVDNQTLEYLRATARPPELIERVEWYCKENLLWREAEESIQYTDVLTLDLSTVEPTLAGPRRPHDRVPLRSAKATVISSLEQTYNRAYVPIEERWETIAQAAAIGSPGSTVAVATRPSLRTVPIRTDGLQFLLSDGAVVIAAITSCTNTSNPTVMLAAGLLAQKAVKRGLRVKPWVKTSLAPGSRVVTQYLRRSGLLDALEALGFHVVGYGCTTCIGNSGNLPEPIARAITDNELVVAAVLSGNRNFEARVHPQVRMNFLASPPLVVAYALAGRVDIDLLSEPLGTDPNGEPVYLRDIWPSPGEVRSLMEQVLRPEDFRSTYSSVYAGDRFWQELEAPKGELYQWDPDSTYIREAPFFRDLPLHPPQPGDIRGARVLLWLGDTVTTDHISPAGSISPFSPAGRWLIEHGVDPLDFNSYGARRGNHEVMVRGTFANIRLRNALASREGGWTRYFPSGEELTVYDAAMRYLAEGVPTIVLAGKEYGSGSSRDWAAKGPALLGIRAVIAESFERIHRSNLVGMGILPLQFPPGESAMTLGLDGSELYDIIGISDGLAPQKVLRVIARKPDGSTREFSVIARLDVPVEVEYYRHGGVLQYVFRNILQSTVSASP; this comes from the coding sequence ATGCCTCGCCGTGATCGTTTCGGTGTCGTACGCTCGCTACAGACCTCGACAGGAACGCTCTCGTACTACAGTCTCCCCGAGCTGGAACGGCAAGGTTACCGAGTAAGCCATCTCCCGTTCTCTCTCCGCATCCTACTGGAGAACATCCTCCGCTCAGAAGACGGCTTCACCGTCACCGAGGAGCACGTCCACAACCTACTCTCATGGCAGCCACGCCCACCGGAGCGGGAAATCCCCTTTATGCCGACCCGGATTCTGATGCAGGACTTCACGGGGGTGCCCGCCATCGTCGACCTGGCGTCGCTCCGGGCGGAAGCAGCCCGAAAGGGTGTGTCGCCAGAGCGCATCAATCCATTGATTCCGGTGGACCTGGTGATCGACCACTCAGTCCAGGTGGACTTCTTCGGCACCATCTGGGCTTACGAGCGCAACGTGGAACTGGAGTACCAGCGGAATCGCGAGCGGTATTCCCTCCTGAAGTGGGCACAGCAGGCCTTCCGAAATTTGACCGTCCTCCCTCCGGGCATGGGCATATGCCATCAGGTCAACTTAGAGTACCTCGCACAGGTCGTGGCGGTCCGGGACGGCATTGCCTGTCCCGACACGCTCGTCGGGACGGATTCCCACACCCCGATGGTCAATGGAATTGGAGTCTTAGGATGGGGTGTTGGCGGGATCGAGGCTGAGGCAGCGATGCTCGGCCAGCCCCTCTTCCTCCTCCTGCCCGAAGTCATAGGTCTCCGGCTCATTGGGGAACTCTCACCAGGAGTGACGGCTACGGACCTGGTGCTGACAATCACCGAGCTGCTCCGCAGGTATGGCGTCGTCGGCAAGTTCGTAGAGGTCTTCGGTCCTGGCCTGAACTCCCTAACGGTCCCTGACAGAGCTACCATCGCCAACATGTCCCCTGAGTTCGGATGTACCGTCACCTACTTCCCCGTTGACAACCAGACTCTAGAGTACCTCCGCGCTACGGCCCGACCGCCAGAGCTCATCGAGCGGGTGGAATGGTACTGCAAGGAAAATCTCCTCTGGCGCGAAGCCGAAGAGTCCATCCAGTACACAGACGTGCTCACTCTGGACCTCTCCACTGTAGAGCCTACTCTGGCAGGTCCTCGACGCCCACACGACCGAGTGCCATTACGAAGCGCGAAGGCTACGGTCATCAGCAGTCTGGAGCAGACATACAACCGAGCCTACGTACCGATAGAGGAGCGGTGGGAGACTATCGCGCAGGCAGCAGCTATAGGCAGCCCAGGGTCCACTGTCGCTGTTGCGACCCGTCCATCCTTGCGGACGGTTCCTATCCGTACCGATGGGCTGCAGTTCCTGCTCAGCGATGGCGCTGTCGTCATCGCCGCTATCACGAGCTGCACCAATACCTCCAACCCAACGGTTATGCTGGCAGCCGGCCTCTTGGCGCAGAAGGCTGTCAAACGTGGGTTACGCGTTAAGCCATGGGTCAAGACTAGCCTTGCACCAGGCTCTCGCGTGGTAACGCAGTACTTGAGGCGGTCTGGGCTTCTCGACGCTTTAGAAGCCCTCGGCTTCCACGTCGTCGGATATGGCTGTACGACATGCATCGGCAACAGTGGGAACCTGCCAGAACCGATTGCACGGGCAATCACCGACAACGAGCTCGTCGTTGCCGCTGTGCTTTCTGGGAACCGCAACTTTGAGGCCCGGGTCCATCCCCAGGTACGGATGAACTTCTTAGCCTCCCCGCCATTGGTGGTCGCCTATGCTCTAGCAGGCCGCGTAGACATTGACCTTCTATCCGAGCCGTTAGGGACCGATCCGAACGGGGAGCCGGTCTACCTGCGGGACATCTGGCCCAGCCCTGGGGAGGTCCGCTCGCTTATGGAGCAGGTGCTACGTCCGGAGGACTTCCGGTCTACATACTCCAGCGTCTATGCTGGCGACCGCTTCTGGCAGGAACTGGAAGCTCCGAAAGGCGAGCTGTATCAGTGGGATCCTGATTCTACGTACATCCGTGAGGCACCCTTCTTCCGTGATCTACCGCTCCATCCTCCGCAACCGGGCGATATCCGAGGTGCCCGTGTTCTGCTATGGCTTGGTGACACAGTAACGACTGACCATATCTCCCCGGCCGGCTCCATCTCCCCCTTCTCCCCAGCAGGGCGATGGCTCATCGAGCACGGAGTAGACCCCCTGGACTTCAACTCCTACGGTGCCCGCCGTGGAAACCATGAAGTGATGGTGCGCGGCACATTTGCCAACATCCGGCTCCGGAACGCGCTGGCAAGTCGCGAAGGAGGATGGACCCGCTACTTCCCAAGTGGCGAGGAGCTGACAGTCTACGATGCCGCCATGCGATATCTGGCTGAAGGAGTCCCAACAATCGTTCTTGCGGGCAAAGAGTATGGCAGCGGCTCCTCTCGTGACTGGGCGGCGAAAGGTCCCGCTCTCCTGGGCATTCGAGCTGTCATCGCGGAGAGCTTCGAGCGCATCCACCGCAGCAACCTCGTTGGCATGGGGATCTTGCCGCTACAGTTCCCGCCGGGCGAGTCAGCAATGACGCTCGGCTTGGACGGCAGCGAGCTCTACGACATCATCGGCATTAGTGATGGCCTGGCTCCCCAGAAGGTCTTGCGAGTGATCGCTCGCAAGCCTGATGGAAGCACCCGCGAATTCAGCGTCATTGCTCGCTTGGACGTCCCTGTGGAGGTAGAGTACTACCGCCACGGAGGCGTCCTGCAGTACGTCTTCCGCAACATCCTCCAAAGCACCGTGAGTGCTAGTCCCTGA
- a CDS encoding DUF1624 domain-containing protein, giving the protein MTRFDFAASMQKSERLVALDAVRFVAMFLMIQGHTLDALVAPTELDVTKFPWSVWNFLRGLTAPVFLLASGIIHVFATKRDSHGRLPRQLVWRRIRWALTLLGIGYLMMFPAQRLWHLNYVPAEQWTAFFRVHILQLLGVTLLAVLALFLLTRTHRQLALAGAIVGLLIVLAAPAAAWVDWYRVLPEPLAAYMSTDRGSLFPVIPFSAYLFLGLPLGAWLLQLPSGTRLWALQRIVPLAGLGLTAASVALAPCFQGLLPPHANPFHANPGFILLRFGLALVFVGAIAWLYGWTRNWANLYTLAGRYALFVFVGHLVVLYGTPWFDSFARWYPKTLSLAEGIGILAVVLALLGVGIAAAELLRRWWRKPSLLWAGVGSVLGYILLAP; this is encoded by the coding sequence TTGACACGGTTTGACTTCGCCGCCAGCATGCAGAAGTCAGAACGACTCGTCGCGCTGGACGCTGTCCGTTTCGTGGCAATGTTCCTGATGATTCAGGGGCATACGCTCGACGCGCTCGTAGCACCCACGGAGCTAGATGTGACAAAGTTCCCGTGGTCGGTCTGGAATTTCCTCCGGGGACTGACGGCGCCGGTCTTCCTCCTCGCGTCGGGAATCATCCATGTCTTCGCCACCAAGCGAGACTCCCATGGACGACTTCCTAGACAGCTCGTATGGCGACGAATCCGATGGGCACTGACGCTGCTGGGCATTGGGTACCTCATGATGTTCCCGGCCCAGCGCCTCTGGCACCTCAACTACGTGCCCGCCGAGCAGTGGACAGCCTTCTTTCGGGTCCACATCCTCCAACTCCTGGGCGTCACCCTGCTGGCAGTGTTGGCACTCTTCCTCCTCACGCGGACCCATCGTCAACTCGCTCTTGCAGGGGCTATAGTGGGACTGCTCATCGTCCTTGCTGCACCGGCCGCAGCATGGGTTGACTGGTACCGCGTCCTGCCCGAACCACTGGCAGCCTACATGAGTACGGACCGGGGGTCCCTGTTCCCCGTGATTCCCTTCAGTGCTTACCTCTTCCTGGGCCTACCACTTGGCGCTTGGCTCCTCCAACTCCCAAGTGGCACACGACTCTGGGCACTCCAGCGCATTGTCCCCCTTGCAGGTCTTGGCCTGACCGCTGCTTCTGTAGCGTTAGCCCCCTGTTTCCAAGGCTTGCTCCCGCCACACGCAAATCCCTTCCATGCGAATCCAGGCTTCATCCTGCTGCGGTTTGGCCTAGCATTGGTTTTCGTCGGGGCTATTGCTTGGCTCTACGGATGGACACGGAATTGGGCAAACCTCTACACCCTTGCTGGACGCTACGCCCTCTTTGTCTTCGTTGGCCATCTGGTAGTCCTATATGGTACCCCGTGGTTCGACAGCTTCGCTCGATGGTACCCCAAGACGCTCTCCCTGGCTGAAGGGATTGGGATTCTGGCTGTCGTCTTAGCCCTCCTCGGGGTAGGGATTGCAGCTGCCGAGCTCTTGCGTCGCTGGTGGCGGAAACCGTCCCTGCTCTGGGCTGGGGTAGGTAGCGTCTTGGGCTACATCCTCCTGGCTCCCTAA
- the hppD gene encoding 4-hydroxyphenylpyruvate dioxygenase, translating to MTQQEVGVEPLPVRQIHHVELYVGNAKQAAYFYRRAMGFELIGFAGPETGVRETASYVLRQNKVTLVVTAPVLPNHPITEWLARHGDGVRDVAFETDDAEFCYRKAVERGARGIQEPTVLEDEYGKVIVASIATYGEVIHTFVQRDSYAGVFLPPYKPTPKDTLAQPVGFKHIDHVVGNVGWNQMNEFVAFYNRVFGFQRFVSFDDKDISTEYSALRSTVVANENKWIKFPINEPAEGKRRSQIEEFIIYNAGPGVQHIALECEDIIQTVRQLKANGVEFLYTPVTYYDVLEERVGKIDEDIAALRELNILVDRDDKGYMLQIFTKPVQDRPTLFYELIQRKGAESFGKGNFKALFEAIEREQALRGNL from the coding sequence ATGACTCAGCAAGAAGTTGGTGTTGAGCCTCTCCCTGTACGACAGATCCACCACGTAGAGCTCTACGTCGGCAATGCCAAGCAGGCGGCTTACTTCTACCGCCGGGCAATGGGGTTTGAACTGATTGGGTTTGCAGGACCTGAGACTGGTGTCCGCGAGACTGCCTCTTACGTCCTTCGGCAGAACAAGGTTACGCTCGTGGTAACAGCTCCTGTCCTCCCGAACCATCCCATTACGGAATGGTTGGCCCGCCACGGCGACGGGGTACGTGACGTTGCCTTTGAAACAGATGACGCTGAGTTCTGCTATCGGAAGGCCGTAGAACGAGGAGCACGAGGTATACAGGAGCCGACCGTGCTGGAGGATGAGTACGGCAAAGTGATCGTTGCCTCAATCGCTACGTACGGTGAGGTCATCCACACCTTCGTGCAGCGAGATTCCTACGCTGGCGTCTTCTTGCCACCGTACAAGCCGACGCCGAAGGATACACTGGCACAACCGGTTGGCTTCAAGCACATCGACCATGTCGTAGGGAACGTAGGCTGGAACCAGATGAACGAGTTCGTGGCCTTCTACAACCGGGTCTTCGGCTTCCAGCGCTTCGTCTCCTTTGACGACAAGGATATCTCCACCGAGTACTCGGCACTACGTTCCACAGTGGTGGCGAATGAGAACAAGTGGATCAAGTTTCCCATCAACGAGCCCGCTGAGGGCAAGCGCCGATCCCAGATTGAGGAGTTCATCATCTACAATGCGGGTCCTGGCGTCCAGCACATCGCACTGGAGTGTGAGGACATCATCCAGACGGTCCGTCAGCTGAAGGCCAACGGGGTGGAGTTCCTCTACACCCCTGTGACCTACTACGACGTGCTAGAGGAGCGCGTCGGCAAGATTGACGAGGACATTGCTGCCCTGCGAGAGCTGAACATCCTCGTGGACCGGGACGACAAGGGATACATGTTGCAGATCTTCACAAAGCCAGTCCAGGACCGACCCACGCTCTTCTATGAGCTCATCCAGCGGAAGGGCGCTGAGTCCTTCGGCAAAGGGAACTTCAAGGCGCTCTTTGAGGCCATAGAGCGGGAGCAAGCCCTCCGAGGCAATCTCTGA
- the fsa gene encoding fructose-6-phosphate aldolase, whose protein sequence is MRLLIDSANLDEIRTAASWGILSGVTTNPTLLAKEDPSVDIRERLLEIHRIVGGHLSVEVVSTDTAGMLREAEEIVSWLPEAVIKVPMTPEGMAAVRELSRQGIPTNVTLVFSPAQAIIAANAGASFVSVFLGRLDDIGGDGVRVLADICEIWERQGIEAELIAASLRHPMHLVEAARAGANIATAPFRVLRQAMAHPLTDLGLQAFLADYQRLQEEQARARQIPLVSVT, encoded by the coding sequence ATGCGCTTACTTATAGACTCCGCGAACCTGGATGAAATCCGCACAGCCGCAAGCTGGGGCATCTTGAGTGGTGTAACCACAAACCCAACGTTGCTGGCGAAGGAAGACCCGAGCGTAGACATTCGTGAGCGGCTTCTGGAAATCCATCGCATAGTCGGCGGTCATCTCTCGGTCGAGGTCGTCTCTACAGACACAGCCGGCATGCTACGGGAGGCCGAAGAGATTGTCTCTTGGCTGCCGGAAGCCGTCATCAAAGTACCGATGACTCCTGAGGGGATGGCGGCTGTCCGGGAACTCTCACGGCAAGGAATTCCCACGAACGTCACGCTCGTCTTTTCACCCGCCCAAGCCATCATCGCTGCGAATGCTGGTGCAAGCTTCGTAAGCGTCTTCTTGGGACGCCTGGACGACATCGGCGGTGACGGTGTTCGAGTCTTGGCTGACATCTGCGAGATTTGGGAGCGGCAGGGAATCGAGGCTGAGCTCATTGCGGCATCGCTGCGACATCCGATGCACCTGGTCGAGGCTGCTCGTGCTGGAGCCAACATTGCCACAGCTCCCTTCCGCGTCCTTCGGCAGGCCATGGCTCACCCCCTCACCGACCTCGGCCTCCAGGCATTTCTGGCGGATTACCAGCGCCTTCAGGAAGAGCAGGCACGCGCACGGCAAATCCCGCTGGTCTCAGTCACGTAA
- the hutH gene encoding histidine ammonia-lyase — MPTLVIDGESLRIEELWRAVTEPGWQLELSPRARQRIEQGRAWVERWLQEQRQVYGVTTGFGELAAVPISASQARELQIHLVRSHSVGAGEWLPCEVSRAMLLLRANVLARGYSGVRPAVVDSLIALFNSGLVPAIPRQGSVGASGDLVQLAHLALALIGEGFFRTENGIEPAATVLQRHGLAPLQLEAKEGLALINGTQMTTAYGALSVYRAWQCALIADVAAALTADVLRASPTPYDARLHSLRPFPGQQRTAARLRMLRAGSSLQHLPRPTPLPQDAYSLRCIPQVHGASHDAIAYVWNVVQIELNAVTDNPIVDLDSGQPIEGGNFHGQPLALALDFLALACAELANISERRIERLLNSRTSGLPAFLAAKPGLHSGLMIAQYTAASIVSENKVLCHPASVDSIPTSAGQEDHNSMASIAAQKVWQVVENLQTVLALELLCAAQALEYLRPSRSSSRLERLVECIRDHVPPLQEDRPLYRDVELLRSLITSGELLAAALPESVGDYPTSHDLPIPNIMPAQ, encoded by the coding sequence ATGCCGACCTTGGTCATCGATGGCGAATCCCTTCGTATCGAGGAGCTCTGGCGCGCCGTCACGGAACCCGGCTGGCAGCTAGAGCTAAGTCCCAGGGCCCGCCAACGCATCGAACAGGGCCGAGCGTGGGTAGAACGATGGTTACAGGAGCAACGGCAGGTCTACGGTGTTACAACTGGGTTCGGCGAATTAGCTGCTGTCCCCATCTCCGCCTCTCAAGCCCGTGAGTTGCAAATCCACTTGGTACGATCCCACAGCGTCGGGGCTGGAGAGTGGCTCCCCTGCGAAGTCTCAAGAGCGATGCTCCTCCTACGAGCTAACGTGCTGGCCCGCGGGTACTCTGGCGTGCGGCCTGCGGTCGTAGACTCGTTGATAGCTCTCTTCAACAGCGGCCTTGTACCGGCAATTCCCCGCCAAGGCTCTGTTGGGGCTAGTGGCGACTTAGTCCAATTAGCCCACCTCGCACTAGCCCTCATCGGAGAGGGGTTCTTCCGAACGGAGAACGGCATAGAGCCCGCTGCAACGGTACTGCAGCGCCATGGCCTTGCTCCACTCCAGTTAGAGGCGAAGGAGGGTCTAGCCCTCATCAACGGCACCCAGATGACAACTGCATACGGGGCTCTTAGTGTCTACCGAGCGTGGCAATGCGCTCTCATCGCTGACGTTGCAGCAGCCCTGACTGCCGATGTTCTCCGAGCCTCCCCAACCCCGTACGACGCCCGTCTCCATTCACTACGCCCCTTCCCTGGCCAACAGCGCACAGCAGCCCGCCTCCGCATGCTCCGTGCCGGAAGCTCCCTCCAACATCTCCCTCGGCCTACCCCTCTACCACAGGATGCCTACAGCCTACGCTGCATCCCCCAAGTCCACGGCGCCTCCCACGATGCTATTGCTTACGTTTGGAACGTCGTCCAGATTGAGCTCAACGCAGTCACGGACAACCCCATTGTAGACCTCGACTCCGGCCAACCGATCGAGGGTGGGAACTTCCACGGACAACCCTTGGCGCTAGCATTGGACTTCCTCGCACTGGCATGTGCTGAGCTTGCCAATATCTCCGAACGACGCATTGAGCGCCTTCTGAACTCACGCACCAGCGGGCTCCCTGCCTTCCTGGCGGCTAAGCCGGGACTACATTCGGGACTGATGATTGCCCAGTATACAGCAGCCTCCATCGTGTCGGAGAACAAGGTCCTGTGCCATCCCGCGAGCGTCGATTCTATCCCCACTTCAGCTGGCCAGGAGGACCACAACTCTATGGCGAGCATTGCTGCTCAGAAGGTGTGGCAGGTGGTAGAGAATCTGCAGACCGTACTTGCTCTTGAGCTGCTCTGTGCCGCACAGGCGTTGGAGTACCTCCGGCCTAGCCGCAGCAGTTCTCGGTTGGAGCGCCTCGTGGAGTGCATTCGCGACCACGTCCCGCCCCTCCAGGAGGACCGCCCACTCTACAGAGACGTAGAGCTTCTGCGTTCCCTCATTACTTCTGGCGAGCTGCTCGCTGCTGCTCTCCCCGAGAGCGTCGGCGACTACCCAACCTCTCACGACCTTCCTATCCCCAACATCATGCCTGCGCAATAA
- a CDS encoding Glu/Leu/Phe/Val dehydrogenase, whose translation MASDSSVATPPVQERETTPFFESVNRNFAKAAALLDYPRGLLEQIRVCNKVYYVQFPVRIRGEIQVIQGWRAEHSHHRLPCKGGIRYAETVDQDEIMALAALMTYKCAIVNVPFGGAKGGIRINPRNYTEEELERITRRYTVELIQKNFIGPSLDVPAPDFGTGPREMAWIADTYMTFRPDDINALACVTGKPVEQGGVRGRTEATGLGVYFGIREALSIPELVRPLGLSPGIEGKRFIVQGFGNVGYHAAKFLQQEGGAIIIGVIEWDGAVYNPDGIDVEELAQHRKETGSILYFPRAKTIPLEERDSVLEYECDVLLPAALESQIHRYNAPRIRAKIIAEAANGPTTAAAEEILQQRGILVIPDIFLNAGGVVVSYFEWLKNIAHVRLGRLEKRFEERSNQRLVEMVERLTAKSLTPTERELLLRGPDELDLVRSGLEDTMITAFHELWRTYKERKGVHDLRTAAFIVAIDKIATAYFQLGIFP comes from the coding sequence ATGGCATCTGATTCCAGTGTTGCAACTCCTCCGGTGCAAGAACGTGAAACAACACCGTTCTTCGAATCTGTCAATCGCAACTTCGCAAAAGCTGCAGCGCTACTAGACTACCCCCGCGGACTCTTAGAGCAGATCCGTGTCTGCAACAAGGTCTACTACGTCCAGTTCCCCGTGCGTATCCGCGGCGAGATCCAAGTCATTCAAGGCTGGCGCGCAGAGCATAGCCATCACCGCTTGCCTTGCAAGGGAGGCATCCGGTATGCAGAGACAGTGGACCAAGACGAGATCATGGCACTCGCAGCTCTGATGACCTACAAGTGCGCGATTGTCAACGTTCCATTCGGTGGCGCAAAGGGTGGCATTCGGATCAACCCCCGCAACTACACAGAGGAAGAGCTGGAGCGCATTACCCGCCGTTATACCGTTGAGCTCATCCAGAAGAACTTCATTGGCCCCTCGTTAGACGTCCCAGCCCCTGACTTCGGGACGGGACCACGGGAGATGGCCTGGATTGCCGACACCTACATGACCTTCCGCCCTGACGACATCAATGCGTTAGCATGTGTTACCGGCAAGCCCGTGGAACAGGGCGGTGTCCGCGGGCGTACTGAAGCCACTGGCCTAGGAGTATACTTCGGAATTCGAGAGGCCCTCTCCATACCAGAGCTAGTGCGCCCCCTGGGTTTGAGCCCCGGGATAGAGGGAAAACGCTTCATTGTCCAAGGCTTCGGGAACGTGGGATACCATGCAGCGAAATTCCTCCAGCAAGAAGGTGGAGCCATCATCATCGGTGTCATAGAGTGGGACGGTGCCGTCTACAATCCAGATGGCATCGATGTGGAAGAGCTGGCACAGCACCGCAAAGAGACGGGTTCCATCCTCTACTTCCCCCGCGCCAAGACTATCCCGCTAGAAGAGCGGGACTCTGTCCTGGAGTACGAGTGCGATGTTCTCTTACCAGCAGCGCTCGAGTCACAGATCCACCGCTACAATGCACCGCGTATCCGGGCCAAAATCATTGCAGAAGCTGCTAACGGCCCTACAACAGCAGCAGCAGAGGAAATCCTGCAGCAGCGCGGCATCCTCGTCATCCCTGACATCTTTCTCAACGCCGGTGGGGTCGTGGTGTCGTACTTCGAATGGCTCAAGAACATCGCCCACGTACGCCTTGGACGCTTGGAGAAGCGTTTTGAGGAGCGCTCCAACCAGCGCCTCGTCGAGATGGTAGAACGTCTGACAGCAAAGTCCCTCACCCCAACCGAACGGGAGCTGCTCCTACGTGGGCCGGACGAACTGGACTTGGTTCGCTCCGGTCTTGAGGATACTATGATTACCGCCTTCCACGAGCTGTGGCGAACCTACAAGGAACGAAAAGGAGTCCACGATCTGCGGACGGCTGCCTTCATTGTGGCGATTGACAAGATCGCCACAGCTTACTTCCAGCTAGGGATCTTCCCGTAG
- a CDS encoding DUF2231 domain-containing protein encodes MLPIHPAIVHFPIALLPLAAVLRWWLLWRPSPWGDPAARLCSWLGTLFLAAAVISGQAAIPTHMPEEATPVFQLHQQLGTLLLLWYGSIALWEVARHHKMRRVELLALTLAHSIGSAIVLFTGSLGGRLVYEYGVGVTAGQD; translated from the coding sequence ATGCTCCCCATTCACCCCGCGATCGTTCACTTCCCAATAGCCCTCTTACCCCTTGCAGCGGTTCTGCGTTGGTGGCTACTGTGGCGACCTTCTCCGTGGGGAGACCCTGCAGCACGCCTATGCAGCTGGCTTGGGACGCTTTTCTTGGCAGCGGCAGTCATCTCTGGACAGGCCGCTATCCCTACACACATGCCAGAGGAGGCTACACCTGTATTCCAGCTTCACCAGCAGCTTGGGACACTGCTCTTACTGTGGTACGGCAGCATAGCGCTCTGGGAAGTAGCCCGCCACCACAAGATGCGACGAGTAGAGCTGTTAGCACTAACACTCGCCCATAGCATCGGCTCTGCTATTGTGCTCTTCACTGGCTCCCTCGGCGGACGCTTGGTGTACGAGTACGGAGTGGGGGTCACTGCAGGGCAGGACTAA